The Listeria sp. PSOL-1 genome includes a region encoding these proteins:
- the ftsY gene encoding signal recognition particle-docking protein FtsY, producing the protein MTFFKKMKDKLTKQTDTVTEKFKSGLSKTRNNFSGRMNEIMARYRKVDEDFFEEIEEVLIGADVGFDTAIEVVSELKQEVKLRNISDPKDVEAVIVEKLARIYQGEEETEPTINLQKEGLTVILFVGVNGVGKTTTIGKMAHLYKTQGKKVVLAAGDTFRAGAIDQLEVWGERVGADVIKHGEGGDPAAVIFDAVQSAKAKGADILLCDTAGRLQNKVNLMNELEKVKRVIAREIPNAPHEVLLVLDATTGQNAFVQAKQFKEVTDVSGIVLTKLDGTAKGGIVIAIRNELKIPVKFIGLGEKMDDLQPFNAPEYVYGLFADFIDNNKDAAD; encoded by the coding sequence TTGACCTTTTTCAAAAAGATGAAAGATAAATTAACGAAACAAACAGATACTGTTACGGAAAAATTCAAAAGTGGCTTATCAAAAACAAGAAATAATTTTTCAGGCAGAATGAATGAAATTATGGCGCGTTACAGAAAAGTTGACGAAGACTTTTTTGAAGAAATAGAAGAAGTATTAATCGGTGCTGACGTTGGTTTTGATACTGCAATCGAAGTTGTCAGCGAGTTGAAACAAGAGGTGAAACTCCGTAATATCAGCGATCCAAAAGATGTCGAAGCAGTGATTGTTGAAAAACTTGCACGAATTTATCAAGGCGAGGAAGAAACCGAACCAACCATCAATCTGCAAAAAGAAGGCTTAACCGTTATTTTATTTGTCGGCGTAAACGGCGTCGGCAAAACAACAACCATTGGTAAAATGGCCCATTTATATAAAACACAAGGGAAAAAAGTCGTTCTTGCTGCTGGTGATACTTTCCGTGCTGGTGCGATTGATCAACTAGAAGTTTGGGGCGAGCGTGTTGGTGCTGATGTTATCAAGCACGGAGAAGGTGGCGATCCTGCCGCAGTTATTTTTGATGCAGTTCAGTCTGCCAAAGCTAAAGGCGCAGACATTTTGCTTTGTGATACAGCAGGTCGCTTGCAAAACAAAGTTAATTTAATGAACGAACTTGAAAAAGTTAAGCGCGTTATCGCACGTGAAATTCCAAATGCCCCACATGAAGTATTACTTGTACTTGACGCTACAACAGGTCAAAATGCTTTTGTCCAAGCAAAACAATTTAAAGAAGTAACAGATGTGTCGGGTATTGTTTTAACTAAATTAGATGGCACAGCAAAAGGCGGAATCGTGATAGCGATTAGAAATGAATTAAAGATTCCCGTTAAGTTTATCGGCTTAGGTGAAAAAATGGATGACTTACAACCATTCAACGCCCCCGAGTATGTTTATGGTTTATTCGCTGATTTTATTGACAATAATAAGGACGCAGCTGATTAA
- a CDS encoding putative DNA-binding protein, translated as MFEKTTRINLLFDFYQELLTEKQKAYISHYYLDDFSLGEIAEEFEVSRQAVYDNIKRTEETLENYEKKLGMLAKYLARETLLQQLTRQLEDKKALTGEVTILLDKLKNMD; from the coding sequence TTGTTTGAAAAAACAACACGAATCAATTTGTTATTTGATTTTTATCAAGAGCTTTTAACCGAAAAACAAAAAGCCTATATTTCACACTACTATCTTGATGATTTTTCATTAGGCGAAATTGCTGAGGAATTTGAAGTCAGTCGTCAAGCCGTATATGATAATATCAAAAGAACCGAAGAAACACTTGAAAATTACGAAAAAAAGCTGGGAATGCTTGCAAAATATCTAGCACGTGAAACATTACTTCAACAACTAACCCGTCAGCTTGAAGATAAAAAGGCGCTTACAGGTGAAGTAACCATACTCCTAGATAAGCTGAAAAATATGGATTAG